The Trinickia acidisoli genome includes a window with the following:
- a CDS encoding branched-chain amino acid ABC transporter permease, translating to MDIFIQQILNGLVLGSVYAIIALGYTMVYGILGIINFAHGDVLMVGAMVALSTINMLHNHFPGLGNIPTLLIGLVVASIVCAIVGYLIEVGAYRPLRRAPRLAPLITAIGVSILLETLAMMIWSRNPLPFPQLISTDPINVIKATDTTVGAVISATEITIIVVAFLVMAGLLLLVHKTKLGRAMRAIAENPNVASLMGVNPNFVISATFMIGSALAALAGVMIASEYGNVHFYMGFIPGMKAFTAAVLGGIGNLGGAMVGGVVLGLIEQLGAGYIGNLTGGVFGSNYQDVFAFIVLIIVLVFRPSGLLGERVADRA from the coding sequence ATGGATATCTTCATCCAGCAGATCCTCAACGGTCTGGTGCTTGGTAGCGTCTACGCCATCATCGCGCTGGGCTACACGATGGTGTACGGCATCTTAGGCATCATCAACTTCGCGCACGGCGACGTGCTGATGGTGGGTGCGATGGTTGCCCTATCGACCATCAACATGCTGCACAATCATTTCCCAGGGCTCGGCAACATCCCGACGCTCCTCATCGGGCTCGTCGTCGCCTCCATCGTGTGTGCGATCGTCGGCTATTTGATCGAGGTGGGCGCCTATCGGCCGCTGCGCCGCGCCCCGCGCCTGGCCCCGCTGATCACCGCCATCGGCGTGTCGATCCTGCTGGAAACGCTGGCCATGATGATCTGGTCGCGCAACCCGCTGCCGTTCCCGCAACTCATCTCGACCGACCCGATCAACGTCATCAAGGCGACCGACACGACCGTGGGCGCCGTGATCTCGGCCACTGAAATCACGATCATCGTAGTGGCGTTCCTGGTGATGGCCGGCCTGCTGCTGCTCGTGCACAAGACCAAGCTCGGCCGTGCGATGCGCGCAATCGCCGAGAACCCGAACGTCGCGAGCCTGATGGGCGTGAACCCGAACTTCGTGATCTCGGCGACGTTCATGATCGGCTCGGCCTTGGCTGCCTTGGCCGGCGTGATGATCGCCTCGGAATACGGCAACGTGCACTTCTACATGGGCTTCATCCCCGGCATGAAGGCGTTCACGGCCGCGGTGCTCGGCGGGATCGGCAACCTGGGCGGCGCGATGGTCGGCGGCGTGGTGCTCGGCCTGATCGAACAATTGGGCGCCGGCTACATCGGCAATCTGACGGGCGGCGTGTTCGGCAGTAACTATCAGGACGTGTTCGCATTCATCGTGCTGATCATCGTCTTGGTCTTCCGGCCGTCGGGTCTGCTCGGCGAACGTGTTGCGGACCGCGCGTAA